A portion of the Vulpes vulpes isolate BD-2025 chromosome 5, VulVul3, whole genome shotgun sequence genome contains these proteins:
- the RPS6KA4 gene encoding ribosomal protein S6 kinase alpha-4 isoform X1: MGDEDEDEGCAVELRITEANLTGNEEKVSVENFELLKVLGTGAYGKVFLVRKAVGHDAGKLYAMKVLRKAALVQRAKTQEHTRTERSVLELVRQAPFLVTLHYAFQTDAKLHLILDYVNGGEMFTHLYQRQHFKEAEVRVYGGEIVLALEHLHKLGIIYRDLKLENVLLDSEGHIVLTDFGLSKEFLTEEAVDWWSLGILLFELLTGASPFTLEGERNTQAEVSRRILKCSPPFPPRIGPVAQDLLQRLLCKDPKKRLGAGPQGAQEVKNHPFFQGLDWAALAARKIPAPFRPQIRSELDVGNFAEEFTRLEPVYSPPGSPPPGDPRIFQGYSFVAPSILFDHNNAVMMTDVLEASGTGDRPGRAAVARSAMMQDSPFFQQYELDLREPALGQGSFSVCRRCRQRQSGQEFAVKILSRRLEANTQREVAALRLCQSHPNVVKLHDVHHDQLHTYLVLELLRGGELLEHIRKKRHFSESEASQILRSLVSAVSFMHEEAGVVHRDLKPENILYADDTPGAPVKIIDFGFARLRPQSPAGPMQTPCFTLQYAAPELLAQQGYDESCDLWSLGVILYMMLSGQVPFQGASGQGGQSQAAEIMCKIREGRFSLDGEAWQGVSEEAKELVRGLLTVDPAKRLKLEGLRGSSWLQDGSARSSPPLRTPDVLESSGPAVRSGLNATFMAFNRGKREGFFLKSVENAPLAKRRKQKLRSAATSRRVSPAPSAQGRAPAAKGAPRRANGPLPPS, encoded by the exons ATGGgggacgaggacgaggacgagggctGCGCTGTGGAGCTGCGGATCACcgaag CCAACCTGACCGGGAACGAGGAGAAGGTGAGCGTCGAGAACTTCGAGCTGCTCAAGGTGCTGGGCACGGGAG CCTACGGGAAGGTGTTCCTGGTGCGAAAAGCAGTCGGGCATGATGCAGGGAAGCTATATGCCATGAAGGTGCTGCGCAAGGCAGCGCTGGTACAGCGTGCCAAGACGCAGGAGCACACGCGCACCGAGCGCTCCGTGCTAGAACTGGTGCGCCAGGCCCCCTTCCTGGTTACGCTGCATTACGCCTTCCAGACCGATGCCAAGCTGCACCTCATCCTGG ACTATGTGAACGGAGGCGAGATGTTCACCCACCTCTACCAGCGCCAGCACTTCAAAGAGGCTGAAGTGCGCGTGTATGGGGGTGAGATTGTGCTGGCCCTGGAACACCTGCACAAG CTGGGTATCATTTATCGAGATCTGAAGCTGGAGAATGTGCTGCTTGACTCCGAGGGCCACATCGTACTCACAGACTTTGGGCTTAGCAAGGAGTTCCTGACGGAAGAG GCTGTGGACTGGTGGAGTCTGGGCATCCTTCTCTTTGAGCTGCTGACGGGGGCCTCGCCCTTCACCCTGGAGGGCGAGAGGAACACGCAGGCAGAGGTCTCCCG ACGGATCCTGAAGtgctcccctcccttccccccccggATCGGGCCCGTGGCACAGGACCTGCTGCAGCGGCTACTTTGCAAGGACCCCAAGAAGCGACTGGGTGCAGGGCCCCAGGGGGCACAGGAAGTCAAGAACCACCCCTTCTTCCAG GGTCTGGATTGGGCCGCTCTGGCTGCCAGGAAAATTCCAGCCCCATTCCGACCACAGATCCGCTCGGAGCTGGATGTAGGCAACTTTGCAGAGGAATTTACTCGGCTGGAGCCTGTATACTCACCCCCTGGCAGCCCCCCGCCTGGGGACCCCCGCATCTTCCAG GGGTACTCCTTCGTGGCGCCCTCTATCCTGTTTGATCATAACAACGCGGTGATGATGACGGATGTGCTGGAAGCGTCTGGCACTGGAGACCGGCCAGGCCGCGCAGCGGTGGCCAGGAGTGCCATGATGCAG GACTCGCCCTTCTTCCAGCAGTACGAACTGGACCTGCGGGAGCCCGCGCTGGGCCAGGGCAGCTTCTCCGTGTGTCGCCGCTGCCGCCAGCGCCAGAGCGGCCAGGAGTTCGCGGTCAAGATCCTCAGCCGCAG GCTGGAGGCGAACACGCAGCGAGAAGTGGCCGCCCTACGGCTTTGCCAGTCGCACCCCAACGTGGTGAAGTTGCATGATGTGCATCACGACCAG TTGCACACGTATCTGGTTCTGGAGCTGCTGCGGGGCGGGGAGCTGCTGGAGCACATCCGCAAGAAGCGGCACTTCAGCGAGTCCGAAGCGAGCCAGATCCTGCGCAGCCTCGTGTCGGCCGTGAGCTTCATGCACGAGGAGGCGGGCGTGGTGCATCGCGACCTCAAGCCCGAG AACATTCTGTACGCCGACGACACGCCTGGAGCCCCCGTGAAGATCATCGACTTTGGGTTCGCGCGGCTGCGCCCGCAGAGCCCCGCGGGGCCCATGCAGACGCCCTGCTTCACGCTGCAGTACGCAGCTCCCGAGCTGTTGGCGCAGCAGGGCTACGACGAATCCTGCGACCTCTGGAGCCTCGGCGTCATTCTG TACATGATGCTGTCGGGGCAGGTCCCCTTCCAGGGAGCCTCAGGCCAGGGCGGGCAGAGCCAGGCGGCAGAGATAATGTGCAAGATCCGTGAGGGCCGCTTCTCCCTTGATGGGGAAGCCTGGCAAGGCGTGTCTGAGGAGGCTAAGGAGCTGGTCCGAG GGCTCCTGACGGTGGACCCGGCCAAGAGGCTGAAACTTGAGGGGCTGCGAGGCAGCTCATGGCTGCAGGACGGCAGCGCGCGTTCCTCGCCCCCACTCCGCACCCCCGACGTGCTGGAGTCCTCCGGGCCGGCTGTGCGCTCCGGGCTCAACGCTACCTTCATg GCCTTCAACCGGGGCAAGCGCGAGGGCTTCTTCCTGAAGAGCGTGGAGAATGCGCCCCTGGCCAAGCGCCGGAAACAGAAGCTGCGGAGCGCCGCCACCTCCCGCCGCGTCTCCCCCGCGCCCTCCGCCCAGGGCAGGGCCCCCGCCGCCAAGGGAGCCCCTAGACGAGCGAACGGCCCCCTGCCGCCCTCCTAG
- the RPS6KA4 gene encoding ribosomal protein S6 kinase alpha-4 isoform X2 — protein MGDEDEDEGCAVELRITEANLTGNEEKVSVENFELLKVLGTGAYGKVFLVRKAVGHDAGKLYAMKVLRKAALVQRAKTQEHTRTERSVLELVRQAPFLVTLHYAFQTDAKLHLILDYVNGGEMFTHLYQRQHFKEAEVRVYGGEIVLALEHLHKLGIIYRDLKLENVLLDSEGHIVLTDFGLSKEFLTEEKERTFSFCGTIEYMAPEIIRSKSGHGKAVDWWSLGILLFELLTGASPFTLEGERNTQAEVSRRILKCSPPFPPRIGPVAQDLLQRLLCKDPKKRLGAGPQGAQEVKNHPFFQGLDWAALAARKIPAPFRPQIRSELDVGNFAEEFTRLEPVYSPPGSPPPGDPRIFQGYSFVAPSILFDHNNAVMMTDVLEASGTGDRPGRAAVARSAMMQDSPFFQQYELDLREPALGQGSFSVCRRCRQRQSGQEFAVKILSRRLEANTQREVAALRLCQSHPNVVKLHDVHHDQLHTYLVLELLRGGELLEHIRKKRHFSESEASQILRSLVSAVSFMHEEAGVVHRDLKPENILYADDTPGAPVKIIDFGFARLRPQSPAGPMQTPCFTLQYAAPELLAQQGYDESCDLWSLGVILYMMLSGQVPFQGASGQGGQSQAAEIMCKIREGRFSLDGEAWQGVSEEAKELVRGLLTVDPAKRLKLEGLRGSSWLQDGSARSSPPLRTPDVLESSGPAVRSGLNATFMAFNRGKREGFFLKSVENAPLAKRRKQKLRSAATSRRVSPAPSAQGRAPAAKGAPRRANGPLPPS, from the exons ATGGgggacgaggacgaggacgagggctGCGCTGTGGAGCTGCGGATCACcgaag CCAACCTGACCGGGAACGAGGAGAAGGTGAGCGTCGAGAACTTCGAGCTGCTCAAGGTGCTGGGCACGGGAG CCTACGGGAAGGTGTTCCTGGTGCGAAAAGCAGTCGGGCATGATGCAGGGAAGCTATATGCCATGAAGGTGCTGCGCAAGGCAGCGCTGGTACAGCGTGCCAAGACGCAGGAGCACACGCGCACCGAGCGCTCCGTGCTAGAACTGGTGCGCCAGGCCCCCTTCCTGGTTACGCTGCATTACGCCTTCCAGACCGATGCCAAGCTGCACCTCATCCTGG ACTATGTGAACGGAGGCGAGATGTTCACCCACCTCTACCAGCGCCAGCACTTCAAAGAGGCTGAAGTGCGCGTGTATGGGGGTGAGATTGTGCTGGCCCTGGAACACCTGCACAAG CTGGGTATCATTTATCGAGATCTGAAGCTGGAGAATGTGCTGCTTGACTCCGAGGGCCACATCGTACTCACAGACTTTGGGCTTAGCAAGGAGTTCCTGACGGAAGAG AAAGAACGAACCTTCTCCTTCTGTGGCACTATCGAGTACATGGCCCCCGAAATTATCCGCAGCAAGTCGGGGCATGGCAAG GCTGTGGACTGGTGGAGTCTGGGCATCCTTCTCTTTGAGCTGCTGACGGGGGCCTCGCCCTTCACCCTGGAGGGCGAGAGGAACACGCAGGCAGAGGTCTCCCG ACGGATCCTGAAGtgctcccctcccttccccccccggATCGGGCCCGTGGCACAGGACCTGCTGCAGCGGCTACTTTGCAAGGACCCCAAGAAGCGACTGGGTGCAGGGCCCCAGGGGGCACAGGAAGTCAAGAACCACCCCTTCTTCCAG GGTCTGGATTGGGCCGCTCTGGCTGCCAGGAAAATTCCAGCCCCATTCCGACCACAGATCCGCTCGGAGCTGGATGTAGGCAACTTTGCAGAGGAATTTACTCGGCTGGAGCCTGTATACTCACCCCCTGGCAGCCCCCCGCCTGGGGACCCCCGCATCTTCCAG GGGTACTCCTTCGTGGCGCCCTCTATCCTGTTTGATCATAACAACGCGGTGATGATGACGGATGTGCTGGAAGCGTCTGGCACTGGAGACCGGCCAGGCCGCGCAGCGGTGGCCAGGAGTGCCATGATGCAG GACTCGCCCTTCTTCCAGCAGTACGAACTGGACCTGCGGGAGCCCGCGCTGGGCCAGGGCAGCTTCTCCGTGTGTCGCCGCTGCCGCCAGCGCCAGAGCGGCCAGGAGTTCGCGGTCAAGATCCTCAGCCGCAG GCTGGAGGCGAACACGCAGCGAGAAGTGGCCGCCCTACGGCTTTGCCAGTCGCACCCCAACGTGGTGAAGTTGCATGATGTGCATCACGACCAG TTGCACACGTATCTGGTTCTGGAGCTGCTGCGGGGCGGGGAGCTGCTGGAGCACATCCGCAAGAAGCGGCACTTCAGCGAGTCCGAAGCGAGCCAGATCCTGCGCAGCCTCGTGTCGGCCGTGAGCTTCATGCACGAGGAGGCGGGCGTGGTGCATCGCGACCTCAAGCCCGAG AACATTCTGTACGCCGACGACACGCCTGGAGCCCCCGTGAAGATCATCGACTTTGGGTTCGCGCGGCTGCGCCCGCAGAGCCCCGCGGGGCCCATGCAGACGCCCTGCTTCACGCTGCAGTACGCAGCTCCCGAGCTGTTGGCGCAGCAGGGCTACGACGAATCCTGCGACCTCTGGAGCCTCGGCGTCATTCTG TACATGATGCTGTCGGGGCAGGTCCCCTTCCAGGGAGCCTCAGGCCAGGGCGGGCAGAGCCAGGCGGCAGAGATAATGTGCAAGATCCGTGAGGGCCGCTTCTCCCTTGATGGGGAAGCCTGGCAAGGCGTGTCTGAGGAGGCTAAGGAGCTGGTCCGAG GGCTCCTGACGGTGGACCCGGCCAAGAGGCTGAAACTTGAGGGGCTGCGAGGCAGCTCATGGCTGCAGGACGGCAGCGCGCGTTCCTCGCCCCCACTCCGCACCCCCGACGTGCTGGAGTCCTCCGGGCCGGCTGTGCGCTCCGGGCTCAACGCTACCTTCATg GCCTTCAACCGGGGCAAGCGCGAGGGCTTCTTCCTGAAGAGCGTGGAGAATGCGCCCCTGGCCAAGCGCCGGAAACAGAAGCTGCGGAGCGCCGCCACCTCCCGCCGCGTCTCCCCCGCGCCCTCCGCCCAGGGCAGGGCCCCCGCCGCCAAGGGAGCCCCTAGACGAGCGAACGGCCCCCTGCCGCCCTCCTAG